Part of the Desulfohalovibrio reitneri genome is shown below.
GTGCCGTTTGGTGTCCAGGTACTCGAGGAACAGGTCGGCGGGCACTCCGCGTTCGGCCAGTTCCAGCCGCAGCCCCTCCACGATGTTGTCCGACCAAGCGTAGCCGTCGTGGTAGGAGTTGAGCACCAGGACGCTGCGCTTGGCGCCGGACGCGGGCGGCGCTTCGGACGCGCTGGCCGGGAAATGGAGGAGGACGGCGGCCAGCAGCAGGACCGCGAGGGTGGTGGCTCGGTGCATGATCGGGTTTTTCTCCGGGGGCGGGACGCGTGGGCCCCGCCCCTGCTCCATACTGCCTCAGCCCTTCCCCGCAAGGGGGTCCCCGGCCAGGACCGAGGCGGGCACCGCGGCGGCCGAGGCCGCGCCGGTGAGGAGCATGGCCTGCACCATCTGGGTGCGGTAGGCCTCCAGTTCCCCGGCCACGGCCTCCCGGCCGCCACCGAACACCGCCGTCACCAGGGGGCGGCCCACCAGCACGCCGTGCGCGCCCAGGGCCAGCAGTTTGAGCGCGTCCGCGCCGGAGCGCACCGCGCCGTCGGCGAATACGGTCATGTCCGAGCCCACCCTGCGGGCGATGCGGGGCAGCACCTCGGCCACGCCGGGAGTGTGGTCCAGCACCCGGCCGCCGTGGTTGGAGACCACGATGCCGGCGCACCCGGCGTCGCGGGCGGCCTCGGCCTCGTCCACGGTCATGATGCCCTTGGCCAAAAAGGGCAGCCCGGTGGAGCGCACCAGTTCCTCCAGCTCGGCCGGAGTCTTGGGGCCCACTGGCTGGCCGAACTTGGCCATGGTGATGAGGCCCGCGCCGTCAACGTCCACGCCCACAGCGGTGGCTCCGGCCTCTTCCGCGCGGTGCAGGCGGGCCTTGATCTCGTCCTGGGAGCGGGGCTTGATGACGGCCACCCCGCCGCCGTGCTCGCGGATGGCCGCCAGCCCGGAGTCGAACATGGCCGGGTCGGCCCCGTCGCCGGTCCAGCCCAGGGACCCGGCGTCCCCGCAGCCGCCGACGATGGCGGAGATGAACTCCTCCTCGCCCATGCCGCCGCCCATGTTGTAGGACACCCCGGTCATGGGGGCGGCCTGGATGGGCGTGGCGAACTCCTTGCCGAAAAAGGAGGCGGAGGTTTCCACCTCGGTCACGCCGTGCAGGGTGCGCATGGCCAGGCGCACTTCGGCCAGCGCCTGGTGGTTGGCGGTGAAGGCGCTGCCGGTCCCGGCCCCGCCCATGCCGGGGACTTCCCCGGAGCAGGCCACGCCGTGGCAGACCTTGCAGACCCTGCAGAACCCTTTCAGCCGCTCGCGGGCGGCATCGCGCGTCGCCTTGTCCATGTCGTCTCTCCTTTGCCTGATTGCAAACAAACTTCGAACCGAAGTCTAAGCATGGATCGGGCCAAGAGGGAATGCCCGCTCCAACATGCCGCCGTTTCATCGTTTCCTTGCGGCGGCCGCATCGCTTTGCCGTAGACTGTCCGATTTTTCGGACAAGGACAACCCCCTTGCCCCGCCCGGCTTTCCGCGTACAATGCCCAAGCAGGGGAAGATATGCAGTTTTTCGGTCACGGCAATCTCGACTGGGGCGCGCTGGCACCGTTGGCCTTCGGCCTGTTGACGGTCATACTGGCCGTTTTGGTGCTCAACCGCTTTGTGCGCGCCCGCCGCAAGCCGCCCCCGGACTTGCGGCTCAACGACCCCGGACGCATCCACCGCCTTTTGCGGGAAACGGCCGACCTCAATGGCCGCTTCGACGTCAGCCTGGAGCGCGCGCCCCAGCGGCTCATGGCCTGCCTGCTCACCGAGGTCACGGACGAGGCCCTGCTGGTCGAGCCTCCGGCCACGGTCAAGCCCACCGAGAGCCTTATCGGCCAGAACGTCGACTGCTACCTCACCGTGGGCAGTGGCGAGGGCATGCTCTTTTACTCCTTTTCCAGCCATATCACCGGCATCCGCAAGGGCAAGCGCCCCGCCCTGCTGCTGGACCCGCCCACGGTCATGCATCCCTATTCCAGACGCTCCGCCCTGCGCAGCGACATCCCCGAGGACGTCACCGCCGAGGCGCGGGTGTGGGACGTGGCCGATTCCCTCAAGCTCGACAAGGCCGCCCCCGAGGCGTGGAACGCCCCCTGCTGGCCTCCACCGGCGATGCGCCGGGACGGCCCGTGCGGCTGGACGACATCTCCAGCATGGGCGTGCGGCTGGGCAACGTCACCTTACAGGCCAACCGTCCCTTCGCCGAGCGCCACCCCGCCCTGGTGCTGCAGCTCTCCCTGACCGACCCCGCCGACCGCGAGCGGATCAACGACTTCTGGCTGGTGGCCGAACCGCGCAACGAGCGCGCCGAGGCCGAGGACGGCGAGACCAGGGGCCAGCTCGGCCTGGCCTTCACCCACTACGCCGAATCCGTCGAGGAGGGCCTAGCCTGGCACAAGCTGGAGCACGGCGACGAGGTGCCCGGTCTGGGCGACACGGTTTTCCGCTATCACGTGCTGGTCCACCGCGCCCGCAAGGGGCTTGACGACGAGGACCAGGCCCAGCGCGAACGGCGGCGCGCCGAGAAGCTGGACTCCGACCTGGACGACATCATCAACCGTTCGGGGCGCAAGGGGTAGCCCCGCCTCTCTCCACGCGGTGGACGCCTTTCCCCTCATTTCCTGCCTCCTGGGACTCGGCCTGGGAGTGCGCGCCGACAAGGCGGCTGCGCGGCTGCGCCCCGACTCCCCCCGGCCCAGCCCGCTCCGCCTGGCGGCGACTGTGCTGACCATGGGCCTGTGGGCCTGGCTGGCCGCCGAACGCTACGGTTTCTCCGCCCACTGGGGCGCGGCCCTCCTCTTCGGTTGGCTGCTGCTGACCGTCTCCTCCGTTGACCTGGCCTGCTTCCGCATCCCCGACGCCCTTTCCCTGCCGGGCGCGGCCCTGGCCCTGCCCGCCGGAGCCTTCCTCTACGGCCTGGGCTGGGATGCCGTCATCGGCGCGCTGGCCGGGGCGGGATTCCTGCTGGCCGCCCAGCAGGGGCACCGTCTGCTGACCGGGGGGCGCGAGGGGTTGGGCGGCGGCGACGTCAAGCTCATGCTGCTCATCGGCGGCCTGCTGGGCTGGCGGCTGCTGCCGCTGGTGCTGCTGTTGGCCTGCGCCGCCGCACTGCCCGCCTCGATCCTCTACCTCGGCCGGCGCCGGGCCGACGGGGATCACCTGGCCGTCCCCTTCGGCCCCTTCCTGGCCCTGGGGGCCGGGGTCTGCCTGCTCTACGGGCCCGCGCTGTGGCGGGCCTGGCTTCGCGGCGGCAACGGCTTCTCCCCCTGACCCTCCCTCCCCGCGAGGCCGCCGCATTCCTGGCGAGCATCGACGCACAACGAGCGATGTGCTAGCTTTTTGGATACATCCCTCCCAAGGAGCCGCCATGGAAGCCAGGATGCTGCACGTCTACCGCAACACCCCGTACGGCCGGGAAACCCTGCTCTGCTCGGCCCACTTCTGCAAGAAGCTCGACCTCACCCTGCGGGTGTACATCCCCCGCCACCGCAAGTTCCTGATCTATTTCCCCAACGAGGCCATGCAGGTGGATCTGGATTCCTCCTACATGGCTTCCCCGGACACGGCCGAGGAGCGGGTGCGGGAGCTTCTGGACGAATCCGGCGCGCGCTACGACATTCTGGACAAGCCCGGCTTCACCGCCTCCAACCTGCCGGACCTGCCCGCGGACTACGACTTCATGGCCTGCCCCCGCGTGATGAGCGAAAAACCCGCCACCATCGCCCTGGGCAAGATCGGCAACCGCGTGCGCGCCCTGCTCAAGACGGCCACCTTCCCCATCCTGCTGCACGCCTCGGTGTGCAAGCCCTGGAAATCGGTGGCCGTGCTCTTCGGCGGCTCGGAGAACGGGATCCGTTCCGTGCGGTTGGGGGCGCGGGTGGCCCGGCTCTGCGGCTGCCCCCTGGACGTCTTCACCCAGGCGGACAAGCCAAGGCAGCGGGACAAGGTGGAAAAGGCCATCGACAAGGCGGGGCTGCGCACCATCTTCGACTACGAGGTCCGCCGCTGGCACGTTTTCGAGTCCGGCGACCTGGAGGAGAACCTCTACGCCGTGCCCCACGACTCCTTGGTGACCCTTGGAGCCTACGGCCATGGCTTCATCAAGGACAACTGGTTCGGTTCGGTCATGGAGCTGGTGCAGTCCACCATGCCCAACGCCATGCTGGTGGCCGGGCCCAACTTCGTGGTGCCGGACACGGACGAGGAGGCCGCGCACTAGATGCCCGCACCCAGGCAGACGACCGGGGTGCCCGGTCCGGTGGCCTGGCACGGGGCCATCAAGACCCACGCCACTTGGCTGTTCTACTTCGCATCCATCGGCCTCATCTCCGGGCTGGGGGCCATCGCCTTCCACACCCTCACAGAGCTGGGGATGCACTATTTCCTGGACACCATGGCCGGGTACCGGCCGTCCCTGCCCGCGGGCGAACACCCCCTGCTGCCCCACACCGACACCCCCCTCATCCGCTGGATGCTCCTGGTTCTCCCCACGGCCGGGGGGCTGGTCTCCGGCTGGCTGGTCTACACCTTCGCTCCGGAGGCCGAGGGCCACGGCACGGACGCGGCCATCGAAGCCTATCACAACAAGGGCGGCATCATCCGCGGCCGGGTGCCCATCATCAAGACCATCGCCTCCACCATCACCCTGACCACCGGCGGCTCGGGCGGCCGCGAGGGACCCATCGCCCAGATCGGCGCTGGTTTCGGCTCCTTCCTGGCCTCCAAGCTGAAGCTCTCGGAGCGGGAGCGACGCATCATGCTGGCCGCCGGGGTGGGCGCGGGCGTGGGGGCCATCTTCCGCGCCCCCCTGGCCGGGGCGCTGTTCGCCTCGGAGGTGCTCTACTCCGAGGCGGACTTCGAGTCCGAGGTGCTCATCCCGGCGGGCATCTCCTCGGTGGTGGCCTACTGCACCTTCTGCCTGGTCTTCGGCTGGGGTTCCCTCTTCGCCGCGCCGGAGTTCAGCTTCTCCTCCCCGCTGGAGCTTGGCCCCTACGCCGTGCTGGCCGGGGTGCTCCTGCTGGGCGGCTGGATCTACTCCACCACCTTCTACAAGGTGCACGACGCCTTCGGGGCCATCCCCATCCCCAGCCACGTCAAACCGGCCATCGGCGGCCTGCTCACCGGCGTCGTCGGCTTCTTCCTGCCCGAGACGCTGGCCTTCGGCTACGGCGTGCTGCAGGGGGGGCTGTTCAACGAGCTGCCCATGCTTCTGCTGCTGGGCGTGGCCGGGGGCAAGATCCTGACCACCGCCTTCACCATCGGCTCCGGCGGCTCGGGCGGCGTCTTCGGCCCCTCGGTGGTCATCGGCGGCTGCCTGGGCGGGGCCGTGGGGCAGGTCTTCCAGCTGGTCGCCCCGGCCCTGGCCCCGGACCCGGGGGCCATGGTGCTGGTGGGCATGGCGGGGTTCTTCACGGCCGTCTCGGCCACTCCGGTGTCCACCATCATCTTCGTCTCGGAGATGACCAACTCCTACTCCCTGCTGCTGCCCTCGCTGCTGGTCTGCTTCCTCTGCCAGCTCCTCTCCCGCTCCTCCATCTACCGCGAGCAGGTGGCCAACAAGTTCTCCTCCCCGGCCCACGCGGGCGAGATGTTCACCGACATCCTGCAGGAGTACACCGTGCGGGACATGCTGGACCGGGTGCGCTGGGTGGAGCCGGTGCCCGAGGACATGAGCTTCCGCCGCTTCAAGCGCCTCTTCACGTCCACGGACCAGCACTACTTCCCGGTGCTGGACGACAAGGGGGGGCTGACGGGAATCTTCTCGGCCAACGACGTGCGGGCCATACTGCTGCAGCCGCACATGGACGACCTCATCAACATGCGCGACCTGGCCCGCTCGGACATCATCAAGGTCACGCCGCGAGAGGACCTGGGCTCGGTGATGCGCAAGCTGACCCAGCGCAACCTCGACGCCCTGCCCGTGGTGCGCCAGGACGACCCCCAGGCGCTTTTGGGCATGCTGGGCCGGCGGGAGGCCATCGCCTTTTACAACGAGAAGATGGCTGAACTGCGGGAGCGGGAGTAGCCCTCGGCGGTCACGCCGACGGGGAAGAACAGCGCCCCCGCCTATGGGTCAGGAGGGGCCGGCTCGTCCATGCGGCAGACCGCTCGGTTCCTGCCCTCCCCCTTGGCCCGGTAGAGGGCCTTGTCCGCCAAGTCCAGCACTTCCTCCAGGCTGCGCCGCGCTTTACTGAAATTCAACTCCGAGACGCCGATGGAGGCGCTGAGGGGTATGGTCTGGCCGCCGAAGGAGACCTCCAGTTCAGCGACCCCGGCGCGGATGCGCTCGGCAAGCTGGCACGCCTCGTCCATGGAAGTGTTGGGCGCGAGCACGGCGAACTCTTCCCCGCCGTAGCGCACCACCATGTCCGAGCCGCGCAAGATGGCGGCAAGCAAGTCCCCCATCCGCCTGAGCACCTCGTCCCCGGCGGTGTGGCCATGGGTGTCGTTGATGCGCTTGAAGTGGTCCAGATCGATCATCAAACAGGCCATGGGCTCACCGGAACGCTCATGCAGCTTGACCAGGCGGGAGGCCTCGATCTGCAGGAAACGCCGGTTGGGCAGGCCGGTGAGGGGATCGGTGACCGTGGTCCGCTCCAGGTCGGCGATGGTGCGGCGGATCTTGCCCAGCATGGCCTGGAAGGCCTGGTCCAGGGTGCGTACCTCCTTGGGCGCGGAACGGCCCGGCGGCATGGGGTCCACGGCCTGGTAGCCCTTGTCGATGAGAATCCGGGCGGTGTCCGCCAGATTCTGTATCGGGGCCACGATGGACGAGGTCAAGGAGAAGAGCACCGGCAGCAGCACCAGCAAGGTCAACCCAAGCCCCAGGCCGAGCAGGGCCAGGGTGTTCCAGAAAGCGGCCATGATCTCCTTGCGCGACATCTCCGAGACCAGCAGCCATTCGCCTTCCTTGGCCGGTCGGCTGACCACGTGGATGGCCCTCCCGGTGCGGCTGCGGTAGCGCATGCCCTTTCCCGCCCCGCTCAGGGCACGCAGGGTGCCCTGGGAAATGATGGGGATCTCCAGATCCTCGTCCAGCCGGGGAAACTGGAAAAAGCCCTTGGGGCGACCAAGGGCGCGGCCCTGGCCGTCGAAGATGTAGGAGTCGCCGGAGCGGCCTATCCGCAGTTCGGTGAGCAGTTGGGTGATGCTCTCAAGGCGCACCGAGGCGGAGGCGATTCCGGCGAAACGCCCCTCCCCGTCCCGCAGGGGGGCGGCGAAGATGATCATGGGGTCGCCCGTGGCCCGGCCGAGAATGACCTTGGAGATGGTCGGGCCGGAACGGGCCTTGCGGAAGTAGTCACGGTCCTCCACGGAGATTCCGAGGAGTGAGTCGTCCGACGCGGCGACGATTACACCTCTGTCGTCGACCGCCAAGGCGGAGGAGACACCGGGGTTCTGCTCCACGAAATCCCGGAGCAAGGGCGGCAGGTCCCCATCGCGCAGGGGCGGGTTGAAGGCCGGCAAACTGGAGAGGAATACCACATCTGTTAGTTCCTCCTCCAGCCAGTCCTCCACGAACCGCTGTTTGAAGCGCAGGTTGTCCCGCATTTCCTGCAGGCGGTTCTCCTCAACCTCCCCCTGCACGACCAGCACGAACGTGCCCAGCGCGAAGAGCACGGGCAGGCATGCCGCCAGCAGCGCGAACAGCTGCAACCGTGCTCGAATGGTGTTGTTGAACAACATGAATACGTCCTTCCCCCGAAAGACCTTCCCCCGTGGGGAAGCATAGGGGAGAACCCGGCGCGGCACAAGCGCGGGAAGGGGGAGCCGCCGGGAAACGGCGGCTACGGCCGCACGAACTCCTTGCGCGCTTGAACCACCTTCCACAGGTACCGCCGGGTCTCGGCGTAGGGGTGGTCGTGGCGCAGCTTGCGGTAGACCTCGTCCGGGTCCAGGGCATTGATGCGGGAGAAGGCGCGCTCGTGGGTGGAGGCGAACATGCGCAGCACGCTGCCCGCCCCGCCGTTATAGCCGGATATGACGGCGTACTCGCGGGACACGGGATGCGCCACCCCGTCCAGGTAGCGGGTGTCCAGCAGGTTCAGGTAGGCGGTGCCGTAGAGGATGTTGGTCTCGGGCCGCAGCAGCTCGTCCTCACCCGGGATGCCCGCGTGGCCGTGCAGGTGGCGGTAGACGTCCGCCCCGGCCGTGGTGGGCACCACCTGCATCAGCCCGAAGGCCGGGGCGTGGGACACGGCGTAGGGGTT
Proteins encoded:
- a CDS encoding alpha-hydroxy-acid oxidizing protein yields the protein MDKATRDAARERLKGFCRVCKVCHGVACSGEVPGMGGAGTGSAFTANHQALAEVRLAMRTLHGVTEVETSASFFGKEFATPIQAAPMTGVSYNMGGGMGEEEFISAIVGGCGDAGSLGWTGDGADPAMFDSGLAAIREHGGGVAVIKPRSQDEIKARLHRAEEAGATAVGVDVDGAGLITMAKFGQPVGPKTPAELEELVRSTGLPFLAKGIMTVDEAEAARDAGCAGIVVSNHGGRVLDHTPGVAEVLPRIARRVGSDMTVFADGAVRSGADALKLLALGAHGVLVGRPLVTAVFGGGREAVAGELEAYRTQMVQAMLLTGAASAAAVPASVLAGDPLAGKG
- a CDS encoding prepilin peptidase — its product is MDAFPLISCLLGLGLGVRADKAAARLRPDSPRPSPLRLAATVLTMGLWAWLAAERYGFSAHWGAALLFGWLLLTVSSVDLACFRIPDALSLPGAALALPAGAFLYGLGWDAVIGALAGAGFLLAAQQGHRLLTGGREGLGGGDVKLMLLIGGLLGWRLLPLVLLLACAAALPASILYLGRRRADGDHLAVPFGPFLALGAGVCLLYGPALWRAWLRGGNGFSP
- a CDS encoding universal stress protein; amino-acid sequence: MEARMLHVYRNTPYGRETLLCSAHFCKKLDLTLRVYIPRHRKFLIYFPNEAMQVDLDSSYMASPDTAEERVRELLDESGARYDILDKPGFTASNLPDLPADYDFMACPRVMSEKPATIALGKIGNRVRALLKTATFPILLHASVCKPWKSVAVLFGGSENGIRSVRLGARVARLCGCPLDVFTQADKPRQRDKVEKAIDKAGLRTIFDYEVRRWHVFESGDLEENLYAVPHDSLVTLGAYGHGFIKDNWFGSVMELVQSTMPNAMLVAGPNFVVPDTDEEAAH
- a CDS encoding chloride channel protein, which produces MPAPRQTTGVPGPVAWHGAIKTHATWLFYFASIGLISGLGAIAFHTLTELGMHYFLDTMAGYRPSLPAGEHPLLPHTDTPLIRWMLLVLPTAGGLVSGWLVYTFAPEAEGHGTDAAIEAYHNKGGIIRGRVPIIKTIASTITLTTGGSGGREGPIAQIGAGFGSFLASKLKLSERERRIMLAAGVGAGVGAIFRAPLAGALFASEVLYSEADFESEVLIPAGISSVVAYCTFCLVFGWGSLFAAPEFSFSSPLELGPYAVLAGVLLLGGWIYSTTFYKVHDAFGAIPIPSHVKPAIGGLLTGVVGFFLPETLAFGYGVLQGGLFNELPMLLLLGVAGGKILTTAFTIGSGGSGGVFGPSVVIGGCLGGAVGQVFQLVAPALAPDPGAMVLVGMAGFFTAVSATPVSTIIFVSEMTNSYSLLLPSLLVCFLCQLLSRSSIYREQVANKFSSPAHAGEMFTDILQEYTVRDMLDRVRWVEPVPEDMSFRRFKRLFTSTDQHYFPVLDDKGGLTGIFSANDVRAILLQPHMDDLINMRDLARSDIIKVTPREDLGSVMRKLTQRNLDALPVVRQDDPQALLGMLGRREAIAFYNEKMAELRERE
- a CDS encoding sensor domain-containing diguanylate cyclase translates to MLFNNTIRARLQLFALLAACLPVLFALGTFVLVVQGEVEENRLQEMRDNLRFKQRFVEDWLEEELTDVVFLSSLPAFNPPLRDGDLPPLLRDFVEQNPGVSSALAVDDRGVIVAASDDSLLGISVEDRDYFRKARSGPTISKVILGRATGDPMIIFAAPLRDGEGRFAGIASASVRLESITQLLTELRIGRSGDSYIFDGQGRALGRPKGFFQFPRLDEDLEIPIISQGTLRALSGAGKGMRYRSRTGRAIHVVSRPAKEGEWLLVSEMSRKEIMAAFWNTLALLGLGLGLTLLVLLPVLFSLTSSIVAPIQNLADTARILIDKGYQAVDPMPPGRSAPKEVRTLDQAFQAMLGKIRRTIADLERTTVTDPLTGLPNRRFLQIEASRLVKLHERSGEPMACLMIDLDHFKRINDTHGHTAGDEVLRRMGDLLAAILRGSDMVVRYGGEEFAVLAPNTSMDEACQLAERIRAGVAELEVSFGGQTIPLSASIGVSELNFSKARRSLEEVLDLADKALYRAKGEGRNRAVCRMDEPAPPDP